In one window of Campylobacter coli DNA:
- a CDS encoding ShlB/FhaC/HecB family hemolysin secretion/activation protein encodes MRFLKIIFLLMSFICLSQADDSAKTLNLLDKRQQQLHIQKEFDELEKKQRQEKDVYLENQDSEDKIYIFKQIQFKKNDTLTMQTNNILKKYINQPLSVSDIYNMIKELTNFIVSKGYSTSSVTIDGIDQERDILFLDLKYGFVGEVYLNGDNNTTRLDFGMPLKKGDKFNIYDLDTGIENLNNGARDVKIAVKASENYGYSDIFINLQSKPPDLILDFDNSGYKAKGEYKASAYLSLSNIFNLNDSIRFGFIKGLLKDMSQERENVYVANYTLPIQSYQLSYSMQYSDNINMIEGYDNSFIKNTDTSLRHKIILKKILHRTSKDKFSIYANLGIKDDVNEIDNFRLESSSGRYSSIASGVEYSTLAFGGFLFLNLEYEKGIPFLGSKKDSKDSLYKIEFNKVNFNLSYQKSFYANDGLAFLYQNSSGASYSNESLLYADKFLIGDEYTVRGFKESSAALDYGAYSNNTIYLQFLNAPKYLRALEPFVGLDMGYGRDYLLPNKDFLAGIAFGFRYNLNHFSLNLTASKALHKSSNMPSETIPIYLRASVFF; translated from the coding sequence GTGAGATTTTTAAAAATTATTTTTTTGCTTATGAGTTTTATCTGCTTATCGCAAGCAGATGACTCTGCAAAAACGCTTAATTTATTAGATAAAAGACAACAGCAATTACATATACAAAAAGAATTTGATGAATTGGAAAAAAAGCAACGGCAAGAAAAGGATGTGTATTTAGAAAATCAAGATTCTGAAGATAAAATTTATATTTTCAAACAAATTCAATTTAAGAAAAACGATACATTGACTATGCAAACGAATAATATTTTAAAAAAATACATTAATCAGCCTTTAAGTGTCAGTGATATCTACAATATGATTAAAGAGCTTACAAATTTTATCGTTTCAAAGGGTTATTCAACTTCTAGCGTAACTATTGATGGGATTGATCAAGAACGCGATATACTTTTTCTTGATTTAAAATATGGTTTTGTAGGGGAGGTATATCTTAATGGGGATAATAATACAACAAGATTAGATTTTGGTATGCCTTTAAAAAAGGGTGATAAATTCAATATTTACGATTTAGATACAGGCATAGAAAATTTAAACAATGGCGCAAGAGATGTTAAAATTGCTGTTAAAGCCAGTGAAAATTATGGCTATTCTGATATATTTATAAATCTTCAATCAAAGCCACCTGATTTGATATTAGACTTTGATAATAGTGGCTATAAAGCTAAAGGAGAATATAAGGCTAGCGCTTATCTTTCTTTAAGTAATATTTTCAACCTAAACGATTCCATACGCTTTGGTTTTATCAAAGGATTGTTAAAAGATATGAGTCAAGAGCGAGAAAATGTTTATGTAGCAAATTATACCTTACCTATACAGAGTTATCAATTGTCTTATTCTATGCAATATAGTGATAATATAAATATGATTGAGGGATATGATAATTCTTTTATAAAAAATACAGATACAAGCTTAAGACATAAAATTATATTAAAAAAGATTTTACATCGCACAAGTAAGGATAAATTTTCAATTTATGCCAATTTAGGCATTAAAGATGATGTTAATGAGATTGATAATTTTCGTTTAGAAAGCTCAAGTGGCAGGTATTCAAGTATTGCTAGCGGGGTTGAGTATTCAACGCTGGCATTTGGTGGATTTTTGTTTTTAAATTTAGAATACGAAAAAGGAATTCCATTTTTGGGTTCTAAAAAAGATTCTAAAGATTCTTTATATAAAATCGAATTTAACAAAGTCAATTTTAATTTAAGCTATCAAAAAAGTTTTTATGCAAATGATGGCCTAGCATTTTTATATCAAAACAGCTCGGGTGCGAGTTATTCTAATGAATCCTTATTGTATGCTGATAAATTTTTAATCGGTGATGAATACACAGTTAGGGGATTTAAAGAAAGCTCCGCTGCTCTTGATTATGGAGCATATAGTAACAATACAATTTATTTGCAATTTCTAAATGCACCTAAATATCTAAGAGCATTAGAGCCTTTTGTTGGATTGGATATGGGTTATGGTAGAGATTATCTTTTGCCCAATAAAGATTTTTTAGCTGGTATCGCTTTTGGTTTTAGATATAATTTAAATCATTTTTCTTTAAATTTAACAGCTTCTAAAGCCCTGCATAAATCTTCTAATATGCCAAGCGAAACGATTCCTATTTATCTCAGGGCTTCTGTATTTTTCTAA
- a CDS encoding hemagglutinin repeat-containing protein yields the protein MEFNKKKIVRLSLNLTLLGALFPCVLFSADLRQRNGNVIVSRTADLTQSSNKTDVINIKNPNQNGVSHNQFDEFSVQDGVIFNNSLKDGNSQIGGWVGKNPNLKQNANTIINEISSKQASSINGAVEVFGKSANLIFANENGFSVNGAAFLNTKGVTLSTGKFNGDFTEVTSNGRVAIGEKGVMVDGDYFNVISRGIDLAGSIAHYQSGKNLSDINFIAGLNKVDLSTPNAPKIVASKQKDEKIDYGIDGKYLGSMYANTVTLISTEEGVGVRHSGVIRGIEDVIVKVKDKAEFQAIGVNSNGSVKIDAKDIKTSLINADNIDLKASGKVTNEGLYKGKQIQINANNFENAKQVNFSQETKDIFDINEENSKIYADNLALNTLDKTSNFGFINALNDIKVDTNSFDNQGEISANKDISLTLNDDAFVNNGKILSQKDIQIQANKDLTLNHGNLYAQNLLHIKSLNDLNINSKLENASSIDLDAKNIYVKNLVASGKELNLHADENLVNDAYLFSNSDLRTQATTLTNNSTFNSLNNLYLNAHTIHNNALIFADKDLNIEANILNNNANLIGNLEILTEYAQGFGQVGYGDTAFKRWNMEVGVTGIVKYNNLLDSKQASIQAGKDININTQSQDNARQINNSGKILAQGNIVSFGNIDNKSLSKEISVREVLEQIRVNGFFAEEYLGSWNTNSTYYFVDRESLLDALKYFSTTQAKDHQRESAWNALKDAAAKNSALNQYFSLLFGSDYASKRFVPDQKEWNLDAKIVFKAKSEAAIASNGKLDLNAKEYNQDLVSSLDKNFALVDSDLKKATNSQDLILNSIPDLINSGLFTLENKTNNNITYEYTTNTSIIDESEYFGFLNILNQFKNKNFDEFIVIGDPFFENQLINAMYANALQSNTKLSEEEIKKLLENGAKYANENGLNLGQGLAKNQAVDQDMILYVTIKQKGKNIMAPMLYLSKETIANNEIKSNLTGKTGIDINTQSFNSLLSGITSEGQININAGNEINLQSSNLNAQNINLSANNVNIDTVLGIDEKGSYNSIQKGEIKANNVVNIDSVNDLNIKNSDISTSANDSKIVLISQKGDVNIKNDYSKSSSFEQINTDSQKSNTTTSIDGVLSTNIKGANVGIVSNQDVNIIASNINADSKIDINANNVNIKDAHELSKTKTDGVYLKPVEISYESANLETSKSISSTLNSKGDININTNGNIAITGSTLQADKSANLNGENITIENGENKISSSSHSSTSSIAGYKQSSANTDASLVSSSQIQTDNLNLNAQKNISIKGSELNGGEIDIQADKVDFIAAQNKIHTESDSLAFGVFANANLELTGNGVAVNYSFVQDKANANTTNSSNSITQGGVRSDLLGTAEAGLEFSKTEKISDELSYVSNTIKGSNININANNALDIGGANFEASKDINLRAGEIASTKYEDTKTQSSTGFGLYIKERIEATSPIASAINQSAQNAAAKNENLGVNYGIVASQALANTANIFSNNLINTTSNQTLGFKFNQDKSQSSSENISKINAGGNLNLESTKGSIVLNGVEAKANSINIEAKDNVILNAAKSKNSSSSSSLEIAATNKQTAGYHAVDGGTVGEGIEGFVSASHSKTNETKFTNTNLNANNVNINTGKDFALNGANVKASNDAILNVGGNLEVNSLADSLNSQKYSALLNVSGTGGLSSNHLVTGSVAGTLGIGYAKTDKTSVTTQSGISAANEINGHVNGNLNLQGGILNSDSQKGNLLVDGKVTNSKVSVYEKSDGATIRLSGGTNQSFGGVVDIDDHIDKTGGVNSAVNININNNKNHGISTDTQNTTDTQDHSWAGGTINLNSSISKIKNGISKVTGSNSTSNQPSNQPSKSDGPYINESTQTTRL from the coding sequence ATGGAATTTAATAAAAAGAAAATTGTTCGTTTATCGTTGAATTTAACGCTTCTTGGCGCTTTATTTCCTTGCGTATTGTTCTCAGCAGATTTGCGTCAAAGAAATGGTAATGTCATTGTTTCAAGAACAGCAGATCTTACACAATCAAGCAATAAAACAGATGTGATTAATATCAAAAATCCAAATCAAAATGGAGTATCACACAATCAATTTGATGAATTCAGTGTCCAAGATGGAGTAATTTTTAATAATAGTTTAAAAGATGGAAATTCTCAAATTGGTGGATGGGTAGGGAAAAATCCAAATTTAAAACAAAATGCTAATACCATCATCAATGAAATTTCAAGCAAGCAAGCTTCTAGTATCAATGGTGCTGTTGAGGTATTTGGAAAAAGTGCTAATTTAATTTTTGCTAATGAAAATGGTTTTAGTGTAAATGGAGCAGCTTTTTTAAATACTAAAGGGGTTACGCTTAGTACGGGTAAATTTAATGGAGATTTTACAGAAGTAACGAGTAATGGCAGGGTGGCCATTGGAGAAAAGGGGGTAATGGTTGATGGGGATTATTTTAATGTAATCAGCCGTGGGATTGATCTTGCAGGTAGCATTGCTCACTATCAAAGTGGTAAAAACCTATCCGATATCAATTTTATAGCCGGACTTAACAAAGTAGATTTAAGCACCCCAAATGCACCAAAAATTGTTGCTTCAAAACAAAAAGATGAAAAAATTGACTATGGTATTGATGGGAAGTATTTGGGATCTATGTATGCAAATACAGTTACTCTTATTAGCACAGAAGAGGGCGTTGGTGTAAGACATAGTGGAGTAATACGCGGAATCGAAGATGTTATAGTAAAAGTAAAAGATAAGGCTGAATTTCAAGCTATAGGTGTAAATTCAAATGGAAGTGTTAAAATAGATGCTAAAGACATTAAAACCTCTTTAATCAATGCGGATAATATTGATTTAAAAGCAAGTGGAAAAGTTACTAATGAAGGACTTTATAAAGGAAAGCAAATTCAAATCAATGCCAATAATTTTGAAAATGCAAAACAAGTAAACTTTAGCCAAGAGACAAAAGATATTTTTGATATAAATGAAGAAAACTCAAAAATTTATGCAGATAATTTAGCTTTAAATACCCTAGATAAAACTAGCAATTTTGGCTTTATCAATGCTTTAAATGATATTAAAGTTGATACAAATTCTTTTGATAATCAAGGAGAAATTTCAGCAAATAAAGATATAAGCTTAACGCTTAATGATGATGCTTTTGTGAATAATGGCAAAATTTTAAGCCAAAAAGATATTCAAATACAAGCTAACAAAGATTTGACTTTAAATCATGGAAATTTATACGCACAAAATTTACTTCATATAAAAAGCTTGAATGATTTAAATATTAATTCAAAACTCGAAAATGCTTCTTCAATAGATCTTGATGCGAAAAATATTTATGTTAAAAATCTTGTCGCTAGCGGAAAAGAATTAAATCTTCATGCGGATGAAAATCTTGTAAATGATGCTTATTTATTTTCAAATAGTGATCTTAGAACCCAAGCTACAACACTTACAAATAATTCTACTTTTAATAGCTTAAATAATTTGTATTTAAACGCCCATACGATTCATAATAATGCTTTAATTTTTGCAGATAAAGATCTAAATATCGAAGCAAATATTCTAAATAATAATGCAAATTTAATAGGCAATTTAGAGATTTTGACTGAGTATGCTCAAGGTTTTGGTCAAGTAGGATATGGTGATACTGCTTTTAAACGATGGAATATGGAAGTAGGGGTTACAGGTATTGTAAAATATAATAACCTATTAGATAGCAAGCAAGCTTCTATCCAAGCAGGCAAAGATATAAATATCAATACTCAATCACAAGATAATGCTAGACAAATCAACAACAGCGGAAAAATTCTTGCCCAAGGCAATATTGTATCTTTTGGAAATATAGACAATAAATCTTTAAGTAAAGAAATTTCTGTGAGGGAAGTTTTAGAGCAAATTAGGGTTAATGGATTTTTTGCCGAAGAATATCTTGGTTCTTGGAATACAAATTCAACTTATTATTTTGTAGATCGTGAAAGTTTGCTTGATGCTTTGAAATATTTTTCTACCACTCAAGCAAAAGATCATCAAAGAGAATCTGCGTGGAATGCGCTTAAAGATGCAGCAGCTAAAAATTCAGCTTTAAACCAATATTTTTCTTTATTGTTTGGCAGTGATTATGCTTCAAAAAGATTTGTTCCTGATCAAAAAGAGTGGAATCTTGATGCAAAGATTGTTTTTAAAGCAAAATCCGAGGCTGCTATTGCTTCAAATGGTAAATTAGATCTTAATGCTAAAGAATACAATCAAGATTTAGTCAGTTCTTTAGATAAAAACTTTGCCTTAGTTGATTCGGATTTAAAAAAAGCTACAAATAGTCAGGATTTAATTTTAAATTCTATACCTGATCTTATTAATTCGGGTTTGTTTACTCTTGAAAATAAAACAAACAATAACATTACTTATGAATACACTACAAATACTTCCATCATAGATGAAAGCGAGTATTTTGGATTTTTAAACATTTTAAATCAATTTAAAAATAAGAATTTTGATGAATTTATAGTAATAGGAGATCCTTTTTTTGAAAATCAGCTTATTAATGCAATGTATGCAAATGCACTACAATCCAATACTAAATTAAGCGAAGAAGAAATTAAAAAATTACTTGAAAATGGAGCAAAATACGCCAATGAAAATGGCTTAAATTTAGGACAAGGCTTGGCTAAAAATCAAGCTGTTGATCAAGATATGATTTTATATGTAACAATCAAACAAAAGGGTAAAAATATCATGGCCCCTATGTTGTATCTTTCTAAAGAGACAATTGCAAATAATGAAATAAAATCAAATCTTACAGGAAAAACAGGCATAGATATTAATACACAATCATTTAATTCTTTATTAAGTGGTATAACTTCAGAGGGTCAGATTAATATCAATGCTGGCAATGAGATTAATTTGCAAAGTTCTAATTTAAATGCGCAAAATATAAATTTAAGTGCCAATAATGTCAATATAGACACTGTTTTAGGTATAGATGAAAAAGGCTCTTATAATTCAATTCAAAAAGGAGAAATTAAAGCAAATAATGTTGTGAATATTGATTCGGTAAATGATTTAAACATAAAAAATAGTGATATTTCTACTAGTGCGAATGATTCTAAAATTGTTCTTATATCTCAAAAGGGCGATGTAAATATCAAAAATGATTATTCTAAATCATCTTCATTTGAGCAAATTAATACAGATAGTCAAAAATCCAATACCACAACGAGCATAGATGGGGTTTTAAGCACCAATATCAAAGGAGCAAATGTAGGAATTGTTTCCAATCAAGATGTAAATATTATAGCTAGCAATATCAATGCTGATTCTAAAATAGATATCAATGCTAACAATGTTAATATTAAAGATGCACACGAGCTTAGCAAGACTAAAACCGATGGTGTGTATTTAAAACCCGTAGAGATCAGTTATGAAAGTGCTAATTTAGAAACTTCAAAATCAATAAGCAGTACTTTAAATTCAAAAGGTGATATTAATATTAATACCAATGGCAATATAGCAATCACAGGCTCAACTTTACAAGCGGATAAATCTGCAAATTTAAATGGAGAAAATATCACAATAGAAAATGGGGAAAATAAAATTTCAAGCTCTTCTCATTCTTCAACAAGTTCCATTGCTGGATATAAGCAAAGTTCTGCAAATACCGATGCTTCTTTGGTTTCTTCATCGCAAATTCAAACCGATAATTTGAATTTAAATGCTCAAAAAAATATAAGCATTAAAGGAAGTGAGCTTAATGGAGGCGAGATTGATATTCAAGCTGATAAGGTTGATTTTATAGCTGCACAAAATAAAATCCACACAGAAAGTGATTCATTAGCTTTTGGAGTTTTTGCTAATGCTAATTTAGAATTAACCGGAAATGGGGTTGCTGTAAATTATAGTTTTGTGCAAGATAAAGCAAATGCCAATACCACAAATAGCTCTAATAGTATCACACAAGGTGGAGTAAGATCTGATCTTTTAGGAACTGCAGAGGCTGGTTTGGAATTTTCTAAAACTGAAAAAATAAGTGATGAGCTTTCTTATGTTTCAAATACAATTAAAGGTTCAAATATTAATATCAATGCAAACAATGCTTTAGACATAGGCGGAGCTAATTTTGAGGCTAGTAAGGATATTAATTTAAGAGCAGGAGAGATTGCTAGCACTAAATATGAAGATACTAAAACACAAAGCAGTACAGGCTTTGGTTTGTATATTAAAGAAAGAATCGAAGCTACTAGTCCTATAGCTTCTGCTATCAATCAATCAGCTCAAAATGCAGCTGCTAAAAATGAAAATTTAGGTGTAAATTATGGAATAGTAGCTTCTCAAGCTTTAGCCAACACTGCTAATATATTTAGCAACAATCTCATAAATACTACTTCTAATCAAACTCTAGGTTTTAAATTCAATCAAGATAAAAGCCAAAGTTCTAGTGAGAATATTTCTAAAATCAATGCAGGCGGTAATTTAAATTTAGAAAGCACAAAAGGAAGTATTGTTTTAAATGGAGTGGAAGCTAAGGCTAATAGCATTAATATCGAGGCAAAAGATAATGTTATCTTAAATGCTGCAAAATCTAAAAATTCTTCTTCTAGTTCTTCTTTGGAAATTGCAGCAACAAACAAACAAACTGCAGGATACCATGCAGTTGATGGTGGAACTGTGGGTGAAGGTATTGAGGGCTTTGTAAGTGCATCACATTCTAAAACAAATGAAACGAAATTTACTAACACGAATTTAAATGCAAATAATGTCAATATCAACACAGGTAAAGATTTTGCACTCAATGGAGCCAATGTTAAAGCTTCTAATGATGCTATTTTAAATGTGGGTGGAAATTTGGAAGTAAATTCTTTAGCTGATAGTCTTAATTCTCAAAAATATAGTGCTTTATTAAATGTGTCAGGAACTGGAGGCTTATCAAGCAATCATCTTGTTACAGGAAGTGTTGCAGGCACTTTGGGCATAGGATATGCTAAAACAGATAAAACATCTGTTACAACTCAAAGTGGTATCAGTGCAGCAAATGAAATCAATGGCCATGTTAATGGAAATTTAAATTTGCAAGGGGGAATTTTAAATTCTGATAGTCAAAAAGGAAATTTACTTGTTGATGGAAAAGTTACAAATTCTAAAGTAAGTGTCTATGAAAAAAGCGATGGGGCTACGATAAGATTAAGCGGTGGAACAAATCAAAGCTTTGGGGGAGTGGTTGATATAGATGATCATATCGATAAGACAGGCGGTGTAAATTCTGCAGTCAATATCAATATAAACAATAACAAAAATCATGGTATAAGTACAGATACTCAAAATACCACAGATACACAAGATCATTCTTGGGCAGGAGGTACTATAAATCTTAATTCTTCAATCTCTAAAATAAAAAATGGGATAAGCAAGGTTACTGGATCTAATTCTACTTCTAATCAACCATCAAATCAACCTTCTAAATCAGATGGGCCTTATATCAATGAAAGCACACAAACTACAAGGCTATAG
- a CDS encoding MnmA/TRMU family protein, with protein sequence MKALALFSGGLDSMLAMKLITSQGIEVKALNINIGFGSTSDKSEIMKKRAAMVGADFEMIDVRNSYLQKVLFNPQYGYGKHFNPCIDCHAFMFKTALSMLKEENASFIITGEVLGQRPMSQRGDAMAKVKKLALDEEDLILRPMCAKNLPLTKPEREGWVDREKLEGISGRSRKRQLELAAKFGLEDFESPGGGCLLTLDSFAKKIRDFIEFDKDMQVNDAQLLKYGRHLRLPNGAKMIIGRNELENELLRNLKTPKYEVIELGDLIGAYSLLSANADEKDLELALKIALTYTKHEANKSYELRFKNQNYKSIAFEDKKEINPFFIS encoded by the coding sequence ATGAAAGCATTAGCCCTTTTTAGTGGCGGACTTGATAGTATGCTTGCGATGAAACTTATCACTTCACAAGGCATTGAAGTAAAGGCTCTAAATATTAATATAGGCTTTGGAAGCACAAGCGATAAAAGTGAAATCATGAAAAAGCGTGCCGCAATGGTAGGTGCGGATTTTGAAATGATAGATGTAAGAAATTCGTATTTGCAAAAAGTGCTTTTTAATCCACAATACGGCTATGGAAAGCATTTTAACCCCTGTATAGACTGCCACGCTTTTATGTTTAAAACTGCACTTTCAATGCTAAAAGAAGAAAATGCAAGCTTTATCATAACAGGTGAAGTTTTAGGACAACGCCCTATGAGCCAAAGAGGTGATGCGATGGCTAAGGTTAAAAAACTGGCTTTAGATGAGGAAGACTTGATACTTCGTCCTATGTGTGCAAAAAATTTGCCTTTAACCAAGCCTGAAAGAGAAGGTTGGGTGGATAGAGAAAAGCTTGAAGGTATTAGCGGAAGAAGTCGTAAAAGACAACTCGAACTTGCAGCTAAATTTGGTTTAGAAGACTTTGAAAGTCCTGGTGGAGGATGCTTGCTCACACTTGATAGTTTTGCTAAGAAAATTCGCGACTTTATAGAATTTGATAAAGATATGCAAGTAAATGATGCACAACTTTTAAAATACGGACGCCATTTAAGACTGCCTAATGGAGCTAAAATGATCATAGGTAGAAATGAATTAGAAAATGAGCTACTAAGAAATTTAAAAACACCTAAATATGAAGTGATAGAACTTGGAGATTTAATCGGAGCTTATTCTTTACTTAGTGCAAATGCAGATGAAAAAGATTTAGAACTTGCCTTAAAAATCGCTCTAACTTACACCAAGCATGAAGCAAACAAAAGCTATGAGCTTCGATTTAAAAATCAAAACTATAAAAGCATAGCTTTTGAAGACAAAAAAGAAATCAATCCATTTTTCATTTCTTAA